A stretch of Aedes aegypti strain LVP_AGWG chromosome 2, AaegL5.0 Primary Assembly, whole genome shotgun sequence DNA encodes these proteins:
- the LOC5566143 gene encoding proton-coupled amino acid transporter-like protein pathetic: MVNEYTGPPAQELETFLPKDAKNGTSKYQITPAKTDVETALVAFDPFKERKCDHPTTDGETLTHLLKASLGTGILAMPIAFSYAGLVGGILATILTAIVCTHCAYVLVKCAHTMYHRTRKTAMSFAEVAEVALDNGPQWGRKLGPFIRSCITYGLFITYFGTCSVYTVIIATNFEQVIEHYTGTDISLRVMIALLLIPLILLSWIPNLKYLAPVSMIANVFMCAGLGITFYYLVTDMPPLTERPMYVSVLSWPSFFAIVIFAMEAIGVVMPLENQMKTPQNFIGLCGVLNQGMGGVTLIYILLGFLGYVRYGDAAQGSITLNLPVEEIPAQAVKILIALAVYCTFGLQFYVCLDIAWVGMKDKFQKRPTLVNYTMRTILVTASVLLAVAVPTIGPFIGLIGAFCFSILGLLIPILIETVTYWDQGFGKFNWIIWKNVIVCFFGAVALIFGSKSSIEDILKLYF, from the exons atggttaac GAATACACCGGGCCGCCAGCCCAAGAATTGGAAACATTCCTACCTAAAGATGCGAAAAACGGAACATCAAA ATACCAGATCACTCCAGCAAAAACTGATGTGGAAACTGCCTTAGTAGCATTTGATCCGTTTAAGGAGCGAAAATGTGATCATCCTACAAC cGATGGCGAAACTTTAACGCATTTACTGAAGGCATCGTTAGGTACTGGAATCTTGGCTATGCCAATTGCTTTCAGCTATGCTGGTCTTGTAGGAGGTATTCTGGCTACGATTCTAACAGCAATAGTTTGCACTCACTGTGCTTACGTTTTG GTAAAATGCGCACATACAATGTACCACAGAACGAGAAAAACGGCCATGTCTTTTGCAGAAGTAGCAGAAGTTGCACTGGATAACGGTCCACAATGGGGCCGAAAACTAGGACCATTTATTCGTTCCTGTATCACATACGGTCTTTTCATAACCTATTTTGGAACATGTTCAGTGTACACTGTTATCATTGCAACAAATTTCGAACAGGTCATCGAACACTACACTGGCACTGATATAAGCTTGCGCGTCATGATTGCACTTCTGCTAATCCCATTGATTCTCCTGTCGTGGATTCCTAACTTGAAGTACCTGGCTCCAGTTTCGATGATTGCAAACGTATTCATGTGCGCAGGTTTGGGAATTACTTTCTACTATTTGGTGACGGATATGCCACCTCTAACCGAGCGCCCAATGTACGTATCTGTGTTAAGTTGGCCTTCCTTCTTCGCAATTGTAATTTTTGCCATGGAGGCGATTGGTGTTGTAATGCCATTGGAAAACCAAATGAAAACACCACAAAACTTCATCGGACTCTGTGGAGTGTTAAATCAAGGCATGGGTGGAGTTACCCTAATATACATTCTCTTGGGATTCCTGGGATACGTACGCTATGGCGATGCAGCGCAAGGAAGCATTACTCTTAATCTGCCTGTAGAAGAAAT TCCAGCACAAGCTGTAAAGATTCTCATTGCTCTTGCTGTATACTGCACATTTGGACTTCAATTTTACGTCTGCCTAGATATTGCATGGGTCGGTATGAAGGACAAATTCCAGAAGAGGCCTACGCTGGTCAACTATACAATGAG gaCTATCCTGGTTACAGCATCAGTACTGCTTGCCGTTGCTGTGCCAACAATTGGACCATTCATTGGATTAATTGGAGCATTCTGTTTCTCGATTCTTGGTTTACTCATTCCCATTTTGATAGAAACTGTAACCTATTGGGATCAAGGTTTTGGAAAATTCAACTGGATTATTTGGAAGAATGTGATCGTATGCTTCTTTGGTGCCGTGGCCTTGATATTTGGATCAAAAAGTTCAATCGAAGATATCCTCAAACTATACTTTTAA